A single genomic interval of uncultured Desulfobulbus sp. harbors:
- a CDS encoding MBL fold metallo-hydrolase, translating into MNKGVFKVLQWRLTSKREPWPPYRDLPFTDHPPQRVEGEQLRVSFVGQVTVLIQTQGLNILTDPIWSDRAGPVSWIGPRRVHPPGIRFEDLPPIDLILVSHNHYDHLDLPTLERLCQRDHPLILTPLGNETLIHAWAPGARVMTRDWGAQVVVNPQLTVHFEPMFHWSARTPFDRNRALWAAFVLEIPGGNISFVGDSGFGGGEYFQQAREKFGRFRFAILPIGSYDPRWFMAYGHMNPEEALRAWEILGKPFMLPTHYRTFQLADTGYEKPLVDLQRAMAAAQVAPGRILPIMAGEHWWVEKEQNLLIDK; encoded by the coding sequence ATGAACAAGGGGGTGTTCAAGGTCCTGCAATGGCGTTTGACGAGCAAACGGGAACCCTGGCCTCCCTACCGCGATTTGCCGTTCACCGATCATCCTCCCCAGAGGGTGGAGGGGGAGCAACTGCGGGTCAGCTTTGTCGGCCAGGTCACCGTCCTCATTCAGACGCAGGGGCTCAACATCCTCACCGATCCCATCTGGTCGGACCGGGCAGGTCCGGTTTCCTGGATCGGTCCCAGGCGGGTCCATCCTCCGGGGATTCGTTTTGAGGATCTGCCCCCCATCGACCTCATACTGGTCAGTCACAACCATTACGATCATCTCGATCTGCCCACACTTGAACGGCTCTGCCAGCGTGATCACCCCTTGATTCTCACTCCACTTGGCAACGAAACGCTCATCCACGCTTGGGCTCCCGGAGCACGGGTCATGACGCGGGATTGGGGGGCGCAGGTGGTGGTGAATCCACAGCTCACGGTTCATTTCGAGCCCATGTTCCACTGGTCGGCGCGGACCCCCTTTGATCGCAATAGGGCCCTGTGGGCGGCCTTTGTTCTCGAAATTCCTGGAGGAAACATCTCTTTTGTGGGGGATAGCGGATTCGGCGGCGGAGAGTATTTCCAGCAGGCACGGGAAAAATTTGGTCGTTTTCGTTTCGCCATTCTGCCGATCGGTTCGTACGATCCGCGCTGGTTCATGGCCTACGGCCACATGAACCCGGAAGAGGCTCTCCGGGCCTGGGAGATCCTCGGCAAGCCCTTCATGCTGCCGACGCATTATCGCACCTTCCAACTGGCTGATACCGGGTATGAAAAACCGCTTGTCGATTTGCAGCGAGCGATGGCCGCGGCACAGGTGGCGCCAGGCAGGATTCTGCCGATCATGGCCGGTGAACACTGGTGGGTGGAAAAGGAGCAGAACTTGTTGATCGACAAATGA
- a CDS encoding SLC13 family permease — protein MSAAIVKELPETKAPFDWKRLAFILLGLGLFALIYYCPAWPDAIDPKGEHFILSKQAKGALAVFAVAATWWIFEVVPIGVTSLLIGALQALFLIRKPAEAFKDFMDPSVLFIFGSVVIGMVFTKTGLTRRIAYKMLSIIGEKTSMIMLGCFIMTVALTHVMAHTAVAATMFPLLMAIYSMYTTETKPTNFGKCLFIGMAYVAGAGSIITLLGAARGAVALAFYKDMMHVDISFGTLSYYMAPLGWIMVFLLWGFFMIFCKPEKDRIPGLKEKATRMYKELGGMTRNEKLAALIIFSAVLIIALKSFVPALKGLDKTGILLCSTILFFVCNILNLEDLEDIPWNIVLLFAGAMSIGFCLWQTGAAKWLAVNWLVLFQKAPAVVFILGMSFFVLVMTNFIMNVAAIAISLPVALVIAPYLGVAGEVILFSALATAGMPFILLIGAAPNAIAYNSKQFTTGEFLKFGIMASILLMVVLWVFVAFIWPMMGMEVFVAPK, from the coding sequence ATGTCCGCTGCAATCGTGAAAGAACTTCCTGAGACCAAGGCCCCCTTTGACTGGAAGCGACTGGCCTTCATCCTGCTTGGCCTCGGCCTCTTCGCCCTTATTTACTACTGCCCGGCCTGGCCGGACGCAATCGACCCCAAAGGTGAACATTTTATTCTCAGCAAGCAGGCCAAGGGTGCCCTTGCTGTCTTTGCCGTAGCCGCCACCTGGTGGATCTTCGAAGTCGTGCCCATCGGCGTCACCAGCCTTCTGATCGGCGCGCTTCAGGCCCTGTTTCTCATCCGCAAGCCCGCCGAGGCCTTTAAAGATTTCATGGACCCTTCGGTCCTGTTCATCTTTGGCTCGGTGGTCATTGGTATGGTCTTTACCAAGACGGGTCTCACCCGCCGCATCGCCTACAAGATGCTCTCCATCATCGGCGAGAAGACCTCGATGATCATGCTCGGCTGCTTCATCATGACCGTGGCCCTGACCCATGTCATGGCCCACACCGCCGTCGCCGCCACCATGTTTCCGCTCTTGATGGCCATCTATTCAATGTACACCACCGAGACCAAACCCACCAACTTCGGGAAGTGCCTCTTCATCGGCATGGCCTATGTGGCCGGAGCCGGATCAATCATCACCCTTTTAGGTGCGGCCCGTGGCGCGGTGGCCCTGGCTTTTTACAAGGACATGATGCATGTGGATATCAGCTTTGGCACCCTGAGCTATTACATGGCGCCGCTTGGCTGGATCATGGTTTTCCTTCTCTGGGGATTTTTCATGATCTTCTGCAAACCGGAAAAAGACCGTATTCCAGGACTCAAGGAAAAGGCCACTCGCATGTACAAGGAGCTGGGTGGCATGACCCGCAATGAAAAACTGGCTGCGCTGATTATCTTCTCCGCGGTACTGATCATCGCCTTGAAGAGTTTTGTGCCTGCGTTGAAAGGTCTGGACAAGACCGGTATCCTGCTCTGCTCCACCATCCTCTTCTTCGTCTGCAATATCCTCAATCTCGAGGATCTGGAAGATATTCCCTGGAATATCGTGCTGCTCTTTGCCGGCGCGATGTCCATCGGCTTCTGCCTCTGGCAGACCGGAGCAGCCAAATGGTTGGCCGTCAACTGGCTGGTCCTCTTTCAAAAGGCTCCGGCAGTGGTGTTCATTCTCGGTATGTCGTTCTTTGTCCTGGTCATGACCAACTTCATCATGAACGTTGCCGCAATTGCCATCTCCCTCCCGGTTGCCCTGGTCATTGCCCCCTACCTGGGCGTGGCCGGCGAGGTCATCCTCTTTTCCGCCCTTGCAACAGCGGGTATGCCCTTCATCCTTCTGATCGGTGCCGCCCCCAATGCGATCGCCTATAATTCCAAACAGTTCACCACGGGCGAGTTCCTCAAATTCGGCATCATGGCCAGTATCCTCTTGATGGTTGTCCTCTGGGTCTTTGTCGCCTTCATCTGGCCGATGATGGGCATGGAGGTCTTTGTCGCTCCCAAATAA
- a CDS encoding CBS domain-containing protein codes for MHTSMPTIKELVIPLEQFPHLNSASSIHEAVGQLFSCTISGESNLLYDELLIINDQDEYVGHLTMRSILICYFPSLFDGQQKEIFAGKKEKFTDLAILLEDSFQSQCKLQGNLPVSQFISLPKKSLKADLHPLHAVEILMEENENSLPVVEDGALIGVIRLIDLFKTLAGACSL; via the coding sequence ATGCACACCTCAATGCCAACAATAAAAGAACTCGTTATTCCCCTGGAACAGTTTCCCCATCTCAACAGTGCCTCATCGATTCACGAGGCTGTGGGCCAACTTTTTTCATGCACGATAAGTGGTGAGAGCAACTTGCTCTATGACGAGCTGCTCATCATCAACGATCAGGATGAGTATGTCGGCCATCTCACCATGCGCTCCATTCTGATCTGTTATTTTCCCAGCCTGTTCGATGGTCAGCAGAAGGAAATCTTTGCCGGAAAAAAAGAAAAGTTCACCGACCTGGCCATCCTCCTTGAAGACAGCTTTCAAAGTCAGTGCAAACTCCAGGGAAACTTGCCGGTTAGCCAGTTCATTTCCCTGCCGAAGAAATCGCTCAAAGCTGATCTTCATCCGCTGCATGCGGTTGAAATACTGATGGAAGAAAACGAAAACAGCCTTCCGGTCGTTGAAGATGGGGCTCTGATCGGTGTCATCCGCCTGATCGACCTCTTCAAAACCCTTGCCGGCGCCTGTTCCCTCTAA
- a CDS encoding ATP-binding protein codes for MAIFVVLVNLYGFVRKIQFAQTLTRQFVFGVLFSLTALVCMQVRIEVFEGVLVDQRNGIIVLSTLFGGPVSGLLTMCTAAAYRVHLGGGGVIAGVFGMLLSLLAGMLWRGWRRQRDWLFFLLGATFSSFLILPGFLLVGDFATGWALLQRMALPYGIACLVGMLFVGFLIQREEHRLLVEEQLKVSERKYRQLFESMVDISFEFDNEGIIQIISPSVMNILGYAPSEVIGTPVYDYYASSEGREIFLQNFAQRTSVENFQVQMLHKNGAKVWFSVNGRLLIDDQGKRVGLHGLARDISTIKKAEEEREMLEQSLLQSRKMEAIGTLAGGIAHDFNNILGGIIGYAEIMQREVAAQHTDGFRKYLRNILVAAERAQNLIKQILAFSRQAALELKPVSVREVIEDVVVLMRASLPATIAIEMQLNTECCVLADKVQIHQVIMNLCTNAGHAMKEGGGTLSITLDEGVLEEKLAQKNEELAPDPYVRIQVRDTGKGIPQQQLERIFDPFFTTKKKGEGTGLGLSMVHGIISAMQGHITVESRQGQGTLFTIYLPQTSGDAAKEVEEGPLPRGHEQIVFIDDDPFLTNIGGAILEELGYRVVLFNDSQDALQYIMEHREEVDLVVTDMTMPKMTGLDLAGWLRASRVRVPILLCTGYSEGMTEEQLRGVNVQKCIVKPINSQLLASSVRSLLDNVN; via the coding sequence TTGGCAATATTTGTCGTCCTGGTCAACCTCTATGGATTTGTTCGCAAAATTCAATTTGCGCAAACACTCACCCGCCAATTTGTGTTCGGGGTGTTGTTCAGCCTGACAGCCTTGGTGTGCATGCAGGTGCGTATCGAGGTTTTTGAGGGTGTTTTGGTTGACCAGCGCAATGGGATCATCGTGCTCAGCACCCTGTTCGGTGGTCCTGTTTCCGGTTTGCTCACGATGTGTACAGCTGCAGCCTACCGAGTGCATCTTGGTGGTGGAGGTGTAATTGCCGGTGTTTTTGGGATGTTGCTGAGTTTGTTAGCCGGAATGTTGTGGCGCGGGTGGAGGCGGCAACGGGATTGGCTGTTTTTTCTCCTTGGTGCCACGTTTTCATCGTTTTTGATATTGCCTGGGTTTCTGCTGGTGGGGGATTTTGCCACCGGCTGGGCCCTCCTGCAAAGGATGGCGCTTCCCTACGGCATTGCCTGCCTGGTGGGCATGCTCTTTGTCGGGTTTCTCATCCAGCGTGAGGAGCACCGGCTCCTGGTTGAAGAGCAGCTCAAGGTCTCGGAAAGGAAATACCGCCAGCTCTTTGAGAGTATGGTTGATATCAGCTTTGAGTTTGATAACGAGGGGATCATCCAGATCATCTCGCCCTCGGTGATGAACATCCTTGGCTATGCACCGAGTGAGGTTATCGGTACTCCCGTCTATGACTATTACGCCAGCTCCGAAGGGCGGGAGATCTTTTTGCAAAATTTCGCCCAGAGAACATCGGTTGAAAATTTTCAGGTGCAGATGCTGCACAAAAACGGCGCAAAGGTTTGGTTTTCCGTCAATGGTCGTCTGTTGATTGACGATCAGGGAAAGCGGGTCGGTCTGCACGGCTTGGCCCGTGACATCTCAACGATCAAGAAGGCCGAGGAAGAGAGGGAGATGCTTGAGCAGTCGTTGCTGCAGAGTCGAAAAATGGAGGCCATCGGCACCTTGGCCGGCGGCATCGCCCATGACTTCAACAACATTCTTGGCGGGATCATTGGCTATGCGGAAATCATGCAGCGCGAAGTTGCGGCTCAACATACCGATGGGTTCAGGAAATACCTGCGTAACATACTGGTGGCTGCGGAACGGGCACAAAACCTGATCAAGCAGATCTTGGCCTTCAGCCGGCAGGCGGCGTTGGAGTTGAAGCCGGTGTCGGTGCGGGAGGTGATTGAAGATGTGGTCGTACTCATGCGGGCAAGCCTCCCGGCGACCATCGCCATCGAAATGCAGCTCAATACCGAGTGTTGCGTCCTTGCCGATAAGGTCCAGATTCATCAGGTCATCATGAATCTCTGTACCAATGCCGGACATGCCATGAAGGAGGGAGGCGGTACCCTGTCCATCACCTTGGATGAGGGCGTTCTAGAGGAAAAACTCGCCCAGAAAAATGAGGAATTGGCTCCAGACCCCTATGTCCGTATCCAGGTACGCGATACTGGCAAAGGGATACCGCAGCAGCAGTTGGAACGAATATTCGACCCGTTTTTCACCACCAAGAAAAAGGGGGAGGGGACCGGACTCGGCCTTTCCATGGTCCACGGTATCATCTCCGCCATGCAGGGGCATATAACGGTGGAGTCACGGCAGGGGCAGGGCACCCTCTTCACCATTTACCTGCCGCAAACGAGCGGGGATGCGGCAAAGGAGGTGGAGGAAGGGCCTCTTCCCCGTGGCCATGAGCAGATCGTGTTTATCGATGACGATCCTTTCCTCACCAATATTGGTGGGGCCATCCTTGAAGAGCTTGGTTATCGGGTGGTGCTGTTTAACGACAGCCAGGATGCGCTGCAGTATATCATGGAGCATCGTGAGGAAGTCGACCTTGTTGTGACCGATATGACCATGCCCAAGATGACGGGGCTGGATCTGGCGGGTTGGCTCCGTGCCAGCCGGGTGCGGGTTCCTATCCTGCTCTGCACCGGGTACAGCGAAGGCATGACCGAGGAACAACTGCGAGGTGTCAACGTGCAGAAATGTATCGTCAAGCCGATCAATTCCCAGCTTCTGGCATCCTCCGTCCGTAGTTTGCTTGACAACGTGAATTAA
- a CDS encoding response regulator translates to MENQLEAKVLLVDDEQDFLETLSNRLEMRGLKVNSVTSGEQAVVIAQDEDYDAIVVDLSMPGIDGLETLKRLKADNPNAEIIMLTGQASIRSGVEAMKLGAGDFLQKPVELSELMQKIGEAKNKKMLFLQQKSQEELRKILKSKGW, encoded by the coding sequence ATGGAGAATCAGTTGGAAGCCAAGGTCTTGCTGGTTGATGACGAGCAGGATTTCCTTGAGACGCTGTCAAATCGACTGGAAATGCGGGGGCTTAAAGTCAATTCCGTCACCAGCGGCGAGCAGGCGGTGGTTATAGCTCAGGATGAGGATTACGACGCTATTGTCGTTGACCTGTCAATGCCAGGCATAGACGGCCTGGAAACACTCAAGCGGCTCAAGGCAGACAATCCCAATGCGGAGATTATCATGCTCACAGGCCAGGCCTCGATTCGCAGCGGAGTGGAGGCAATGAAGCTTGGCGCCGGGGATTTCCTGCAAAAGCCTGTGGAACTCTCAGAGCTGATGCAGAAGATCGGCGAGGCCAAAAACAAAAAGATGCTGTTTTTACAGCAAAAGTCACAGGAAGAGTTGCGCAAAATCCTCAAAAGCAAGGGTTGGTAA
- a CDS encoding helix-turn-helix domain-containing protein, giving the protein MPPVNPELQLAKAFVEETNCALFLTGKAGTGKTTFLRTIRNQTAKRMVVTAPTGVAAINAGGVTLHSFFQLPFGPMVPGAEFSGGRHRMSREKRNIINSLDLLVIDEISMVRADLLDGVDSVLKRYRHSELPFGGVQLLMIGDLQQLAPVAKEEDWQILQDHYPTPYFFSCKALARLELVTIELKHIYRQSDQRFIDLLNKVRDNRLDPAALTALNSRYQPEFSAEDGYITLCTHNNGADTINHSRLAALPGKSRCFSAGVDGTFPEYAFPTAASLELKAGAQVMFVRNDTSQERRYFNGKIGTVSSMGREKITVDCEDGEKIEVGPVTWENIEYTVDSETSEISQKVVGSFNQYPLKPAWAITIHKSQGLTFDKAVIDAQDAFAHGQVYVALSRCRSFEGLVLRSPITARAIKSDPAVLDFMAAMAARCPTEADLNTAKIRYQQELLYQCFDFSNFARLLGRLVGLIRGNASIVQVMVGADLFDVHQQTLEAICTVGDNFRRQLQSLFKPNLEPTCDPVILERLSKSAVYFQDKFASITKPCLDGLDIESDNKEILKRISNFLKLCRQECAIKYAATQACDGQFSPSRYLLAVSRAAMEAEKATTKVSGLYTEADVGHPELFQQLRQWRTDTAADNGVAPYQVLHQKTLIQIAVHLPDSIPALKEIKGIGKRLAERYGREIVSMVSSYRQKKGIESVTLPTPLALSVGPMGERKQAAARENTKQVSLELLNSGLTIEEIASQRGLTRQTVEGHLAYFVKAGELAIDGLIPQDRLRALAEKIPAINTGSLKVIKETLNDEYSYGEINLVLAHLQRADQ; this is encoded by the coding sequence ATGCCGCCAGTCAATCCCGAACTCCAGCTTGCCAAGGCCTTTGTCGAAGAGACCAACTGCGCCCTCTTTCTCACCGGCAAAGCCGGCACCGGCAAGACCACCTTTCTCCGCACGATCCGTAATCAGACCGCCAAACGAATGGTGGTGACCGCGCCCACCGGGGTTGCGGCCATCAATGCCGGCGGCGTGACCCTCCATTCCTTCTTCCAGCTCCCCTTTGGCCCCATGGTGCCCGGTGCCGAGTTCTCCGGCGGCCGCCACCGCATGAGCCGGGAAAAACGCAACATCATCAACAGCCTTGACCTACTGGTGATCGACGAGATCAGCATGGTCCGCGCCGACCTGCTCGACGGGGTCGACAGCGTCCTCAAGCGCTATCGCCACTCCGAGCTGCCCTTTGGCGGGGTGCAGCTGTTGATGATCGGCGACCTGCAGCAGTTGGCGCCGGTGGCCAAGGAGGAAGACTGGCAAATCCTCCAGGATCACTACCCCACCCCTTACTTTTTCAGTTGCAAGGCCCTCGCGCGCCTGGAGCTGGTCACCATCGAGCTCAAGCACATCTACCGCCAATCGGATCAGCGATTTATCGACCTGCTCAACAAGGTCCGCGACAACCGGCTCGACCCGGCCGCGCTCACCGCGCTCAACTCACGCTATCAACCGGAGTTCTCCGCCGAAGACGGCTACATCACCCTCTGCACCCACAACAACGGCGCCGATACGATCAACCATTCGCGGCTTGCGGCGTTGCCGGGAAAGAGCCGCTGTTTCTCCGCCGGGGTCGACGGCACCTTTCCCGAGTACGCCTTTCCCACCGCCGCCAGCCTGGAGTTGAAGGCAGGGGCGCAGGTGATGTTTGTCCGCAACGACACCTCCCAGGAACGGCGCTACTTCAACGGCAAGATCGGCACGGTCAGTTCCATGGGGAGGGAAAAGATTACCGTGGACTGCGAGGATGGCGAGAAGATCGAGGTCGGACCGGTGACCTGGGAGAACATCGAATACACGGTGGACAGCGAAACCAGCGAGATCTCGCAGAAGGTGGTGGGCAGCTTCAACCAGTACCCGCTCAAACCGGCCTGGGCGATCACCATTCACAAGAGCCAGGGACTGACCTTTGACAAGGCGGTGATCGACGCCCAGGACGCCTTTGCCCATGGCCAGGTCTATGTGGCCCTGAGCCGCTGCCGCAGCTTCGAGGGGCTGGTGCTGCGCTCGCCGATTACCGCCCGGGCCATCAAATCCGACCCGGCGGTGCTCGATTTCATGGCGGCCATGGCCGCACGCTGTCCGACTGAGGCGGATCTGAACACGGCCAAGATCCGCTATCAGCAGGAACTCTTGTATCAGTGCTTTGATTTCAGCAACTTCGCCCGCCTGCTCGGCCGGTTGGTGGGGCTGATCCGCGGCAACGCGTCCATCGTCCAGGTGATGGTGGGGGCGGATCTCTTTGATGTGCACCAACAGACCTTGGAGGCGATCTGCACCGTGGGCGACAACTTCCGCCGCCAGCTGCAGTCGCTGTTCAAGCCGAATCTGGAGCCGACCTGCGATCCGGTGATCCTTGAGCGGCTCTCCAAATCGGCAGTCTACTTTCAGGACAAGTTCGCATCCATCACCAAGCCCTGTCTCGATGGCCTGGATATCGAATCCGACAACAAGGAGATCCTCAAACGAATCAGTAATTTCCTCAAACTCTGCCGTCAGGAATGCGCAATCAAGTACGCAGCGACCCAGGCCTGCGACGGCCAATTTTCCCCCTCACGCTATCTCCTGGCCGTGTCTCGGGCCGCCATGGAGGCGGAAAAGGCGACAACCAAGGTGAGTGGTCTCTACACCGAGGCTGATGTCGGTCATCCAGAGCTGTTCCAGCAGCTGCGCCAGTGGCGAACCGACACCGCGGCAGACAACGGCGTTGCCCCCTACCAGGTGCTCCATCAGAAGACGCTCATCCAGATTGCGGTCCATCTGCCGGACTCGATCCCTGCACTCAAGGAGATCAAGGGCATCGGCAAGAGGCTGGCCGAACGGTATGGCCGGGAGATCGTGTCCATGGTCTCCTCCTATCGCCAGAAAAAAGGAATCGAATCCGTTACCCTGCCCACGCCGCTGGCCCTGTCCGTCGGCCCCATGGGAGAGCGCAAACAGGCGGCCGCCCGTGAAAACACCAAACAGGTCAGCCTGGAACTTCTCAACTCCGGCCTCACCATCGAGGAGATCGCCAGCCAGCGCGGACTCACCCGCCAGACCGTGGAAGGCCACCTGGCCTATTTCGTCAAGGCCGGCGAGCTGGCCATAGACGGGCTGATCCCACAGGACAGGCTCCGTGCGTTGGCAGAAAAAATCCCCGCCATCAACACCGGCTCACTCAAGGTCATCAAGGAGACGCTCAACGACGAGTACAGCTACGGTGAGATCAACCTGGTGCTGGCCCACCTGCAACGAGCAGATCAATGA
- the nhaD gene encoding sodium:proton antiporter NhaD, producing MSTALVSIFALAYAAIALEHPLRVNKSASALMAAGLLWTIYALAGGDFHVAVHNLHESLAETAQIVFFLMGAMTIVEVVDAHNGFYVITSRIKTTSLSALLWLVGFVAFFLSSILDNLTTTIVMISLMKKLLDRHEDRLFFAGIIVIAANAGGAWTPIGDVTTTMLWIGGQITTLNIMKGVLFPSLVCLIVPLTITAIALRGRKVIAPTFVERREGYETTPFEQNFMFCMGIGTLVAVPIFKSITHLPPFMGILFGLGILWLVGELLHRGKEDDEFKEHLSLVSALRRIDMSCIVFFIGILLAVATLEHTHILGNLAQWLTQTVGREDIIVTLIGLASAVVDNVPLVAASMGMYDMATYPTDSFLWEFMAYCAGTGGSILIIGSAAGVAAMGLEKIHFFWYAKKIGLLAAIGYFAGIFAYILQYKLLH from the coding sequence ATGTCCACCGCACTGGTATCCATCTTTGCCTTGGCGTACGCGGCCATCGCACTTGAACACCCGCTTCGGGTCAACAAATCAGCCTCGGCACTCATGGCCGCGGGCCTGCTCTGGACCATCTACGCCTTGGCCGGGGGCGATTTTCATGTCGCTGTCCACAACCTGCACGAATCTCTGGCCGAGACCGCACAGATCGTCTTTTTCCTCATGGGCGCAATGACCATTGTCGAGGTGGTCGATGCCCATAACGGTTTTTACGTCATCACCAGCAGGATCAAGACGACCAGCCTGAGCGCCCTGCTGTGGCTGGTCGGATTCGTCGCCTTCTTCCTCAGTTCCATTCTTGACAATCTCACCACCACCATCGTCATGATTTCCTTGATGAAGAAGCTGCTGGATCGTCACGAGGACCGGCTGTTTTTTGCCGGCATCATCGTCATCGCCGCCAATGCCGGCGGCGCCTGGACGCCAATTGGCGACGTCACCACCACCATGCTGTGGATCGGCGGCCAGATCACCACGCTCAATATCATGAAAGGTGTGCTCTTCCCCTCCCTGGTCTGCCTGATCGTTCCCTTGACCATCACCGCCATTGCTCTCCGTGGCCGTAAGGTGATCGCTCCCACCTTTGTCGAACGCCGCGAAGGTTATGAAACAACTCCGTTTGAACAGAACTTTATGTTCTGCATGGGTATTGGCACCCTCGTGGCTGTGCCGATCTTCAAATCAATCACTCACCTGCCCCCGTTCATGGGCATCCTCTTCGGCCTCGGCATCCTCTGGCTGGTGGGCGAACTCTTGCACCGGGGCAAGGAGGACGATGAATTCAAAGAACACCTCAGCCTGGTCAGTGCCTTACGACGGATTGACATGAGTTGCATCGTCTTTTTCATCGGCATCCTTTTGGCAGTGGCCACCCTGGAGCACACCCATATTCTCGGCAATCTCGCCCAGTGGCTGACGCAGACCGTTGGCCGCGAGGATATCATTGTCACCCTGATTGGACTGGCCAGTGCTGTGGTCGATAACGTGCCCCTGGTGGCAGCCTCCATGGGGATGTATGACATGGCCACCTATCCCACCGACAGTTTTCTGTGGGAGTTCATGGCCTACTGTGCCGGAACAGGTGGTTCCATTCTCATCATCGGTTCCGCTGCAGGAGTGGCAGCCATGGGTCTGGAAAAAATCCACTTCTTCTGGTATGCAAAAAAAATCGGCTTGCTCGCCGCAATCGGGTACTTTGCCGGTATCTTTGCCTATATTCTCCAGTATAAGCTGCTCCATTGA